The genomic region AAAAGGAGAATACCCTCACCCAAAGGTGGTTGCAAGGCTACAGAGCCTCATCTTGACAACCACCTGGAATTCACCCCCAACTGGCCCCCATCATCTGATTTGGGTATCAGAAACACTGTAGGTTGCAAGAGCCGTTTCAGGCCAAAACCCGGGTTCTACAATCTGGAACTGAGATGGGTTTGACCCTGCAAGAGCATAAATGAGGATATTGTTACATGGCAAAGCTCCGGGGGTGTCACCTCCATGGGCTGATGATCCGGGCCAGGCTAGGATCACTTCCGGGTATTTCAAAGATGCTCTCTGATCCAATCCCAAAGATCTTCCAGGACCTGCTCTCTGTGGATATCATTGTGCAGCTCATGGTAACCGTTTCGGTAAACGCGCAGCTCCTTATCCCGAAGCAGGACCCTACCGTAGAAGATGCGGCTGGCCTCAGGATGTGCCAGTTTGTCAGCTCCGCCGTGAAGCAGAAGCAGGGGGAAAGGGAACTCTCTGGCGTGGGCCATGGTCCAGTTTCTTGCAGCCTGCATCTCGGCCCCGAATCTCGCTGAAGCCCTGTTGTGCACCAAAGGATCCCCTTTGTAACCCTTGACTACTTCAGGATCCCTGGAGAGCCTGGAGGCATCCAGGGGAATTCCAAAGGAAAGAGCAGGATAAATCCTGGAGATCACCTGTCCGGCGTTCAAGAGCCAGGCTGGCACAGGAGGTCTTCCCAGGGCCGGGGCAGAGGCTATTATGCCCCTTAGCCCCAGCAGGCCCCGCAATGCACATTCCAATACTATGAGACCTCCCAGGCTGTGCCCCATGAGAAAAAGGGGAGCCGGTGCCTCCATGGCCTCAACCATCCGCAGGAAACGCCTCAGATCCTCCCTAAACTGGGCCCAGGAGCTGATGTGGCCTCTGGGGCCGGGGGAGTGCCCATGCCCCCTGAGATCAAAGGCATAAAGGCCGCATCCTTCAGCCAGCAGCTTCTCCACAAGATACCCATACCTTCCACTGTGCTCCCCGAAACCGTGCACTATTACCAGGTTGGCCTGGACCTCTCCACCCGGCAGCCACCTCTGATAAAAGAGCTCCAAATCTCCTGATCCTGTGAAAGAACCCGTCTGGTGGCTCATATGTTCCTCCCAAATCAAGGAAGCCAGCCCCCATTGCTTCTGGGGGGCAAGGCCACCTTGAAGGCTAAAGCCCCTAAGTTGCCTGGATCCTGTAAGACTCTGGGATGAAAAAGCTCCTGGAAATCATATGGGAAACCGACTCCGTTGCCAAGCCAAAGGTGTCTCTGACAGTCTAGCCCCTGTTCAAGAAGCCCAATTCCGGCAGTTGAGCAGTGCTTTATTCAAAGAAAAAAATTCCCATATCAAATATTTGGCCCCCTTTTTTTGCCATTATCCAGAGATGGGCCGTCTCCAAGATCCGCCGGGCTTGAGTGCAGCTTGCTCAGTT from bacterium harbors:
- a CDS encoding lysophospholipase, whose translation is MSHQTGSFTGSGDLELFYQRWLPGGEVQANLVIVHGFGEHSGRYGYLVEKLLAEGCGLYAFDLRGHGHSPGPRGHISSWAQFREDLRRFLRMVEAMEAPAPLFLMGHSLGGLIVLECALRGLLGLRGIIASAPALGRPPVPAWLLNAGQVISRIYPALSFGIPLDASRLSRDPEVVKGYKGDPLVHNRASARFGAEMQAARNWTMAHAREFPFPLLLLHGGADKLAHPEASRIFYGRVLLRDKELRVYRNGYHELHNDIHREQVLEDLWDWIREHL